Proteins from one Streptomyces sp. NBC_00390 genomic window:
- the dapC gene encoding succinyldiaminopimelate transaminase: MAAVSSRLPVFPWDKLEPYKATAAAHPDGIVDLSVGTPVDPVPELIQKALVEAADSPGYPTVWGTAALRDALTGWVERRLGAVSVAHTNVLPVVGSKELVAWLPTQLGLGPGDKVAYPRLAYPTYEVGARLARAEAVVYDTETFAADPAGGELDPAGLKLLWLNSPSNPTGAVLAKDELARIVAWAREHGVLVFSDECYLELGWEAEPVSVLHPDVCGGTYEGVVAVHSLSKRSNLAGYRAAFIAGDAAVLGELLQIRKHGGMMTSAPVQAATVVALGDDAHVTEQRARYAARRTALRTALTAHGFRIEHSEASLYLWATRDEPCWDTVAYLAGLGILVAPGDFYGTAGERFVRVAFTATDERVEAAVKRLG; this comes from the coding sequence GTGGCCGCAGTCTCTTCGCGCCTCCCCGTCTTCCCCTGGGACAAGCTCGAGCCGTACAAGGCGACGGCAGCGGCCCACCCGGACGGCATCGTGGACCTCTCGGTCGGCACGCCCGTCGACCCGGTGCCGGAGCTGATCCAGAAGGCACTGGTGGAGGCCGCGGACTCGCCCGGCTATCCGACGGTGTGGGGTACGGCGGCGCTGCGTGACGCGCTCACCGGATGGGTCGAGCGCAGGCTCGGTGCGGTGTCGGTGGCACACACCAACGTCCTGCCGGTCGTGGGTTCCAAGGAACTGGTGGCGTGGCTGCCGACCCAGCTGGGTCTCGGTCCCGGCGACAAGGTCGCCTACCCGCGCCTCGCCTATCCCACGTACGAGGTCGGTGCGCGCCTTGCCCGCGCCGAAGCGGTCGTCTACGACACCGAGACATTTGCGGCCGACCCCGCGGGGGGAGAGCTCGACCCGGCGGGCCTCAAGCTGCTGTGGCTCAATTCGCCGTCCAACCCGACCGGCGCGGTGCTGGCCAAGGACGAGCTGGCCAGGATCGTCGCCTGGGCGCGTGAGCACGGCGTGCTGGTCTTCAGCGACGAGTGCTACCTGGAGCTGGGCTGGGAGGCGGAGCCGGTCTCGGTGCTGCACCCGGACGTCTGCGGCGGTACGTACGAGGGCGTTGTCGCCGTCCACTCGCTCTCCAAGCGCTCCAATCTGGCCGGCTACCGTGCCGCCTTCATCGCCGGTGACGCGGCCGTGCTCGGCGAGCTGCTCCAGATCCGCAAGCACGGCGGCATGATGACGTCGGCGCCGGTACAGGCCGCCACCGTCGTGGCGCTCGGCGACGACGCGCATGTCACCGAGCAGCGCGCCAGGTACGCGGCCCGGCGAACGGCGCTGCGTACGGCCCTCACGGCGCACGGCTTCCGCATCGAGCACAGCGAGGCGAGCCTGTATCTGTGGGCGACGCGCGACGAGCCGTGCTGGGACACGGTGGCGTATCTGGCCGGCCTCGGCATCCTGGTGGCGCCGGGCGACTTCTACGGGACGGCCGGCGAGCGTTTCGTGCGAGTGGCGTTCACGGCCACGGACGAGCGCGTCGAGGCCGCGGTCAAGCGCCTGGGCTAG
- the fdxA gene encoding ferredoxin, whose amino-acid sequence MTYVIAQPCVDVKDKACIEECPVDCIYEGSRSLYIHPDECVDCGACEPVCPVEAIFYEDDTPEEWKDYYKANVEFFDELGSPGGASKLGLIERDHPFIAALPPQNG is encoded by the coding sequence GTGACCTACGTCATCGCGCAGCCTTGTGTCGACGTCAAGGACAAGGCGTGCATCGAGGAGTGCCCCGTCGACTGCATCTACGAGGGCTCCCGGTCCTTGTACATCCACCCGGACGAATGCGTCGACTGTGGTGCTTGCGAGCCGGTCTGCCCGGTTGAGGCGATCTTCTACGAGGACGACACCCCGGAGGAGTGGAAGGACTACTACAAGGCGAACGTCGAGTTCTTCGACGAGCTCGGTTCGCCCGGTGGTGCCTCCAAGCTCGGCCTCATCGAGCGCGACCACCCCTTCATCGCCGCTCTGCCGCCGCAGAACGGCTGA
- a CDS encoding GNAT family N-acetyltransferase: protein MEFTAGGRLEVRITPADVGKRVSVRRLSEGEAGAEKFTDTVGVLTSWNEGVLVITRRTGESVRIAESSLVAGKVVPAAPARRKGPSAGFEELARVTARAWQPVESERLGAWELRASGGFTRRANSVLPLGDPGVPLTEALERVRSWYARRDLPAYMQTATGAAGTQERLCAELEARGWRREVSAQVQTGALAPVGDLDADVSRVRLARSCDERWLRRYQRSVVPGPHVLKVLGSGPSVWFASVPGPTGAGTGEIPAAIGRCVVDGRWAGFMAVEVDPAYRRQGLATSVMTALARRALDEGASAAWLQVEADNGAARTLYEAMGFAIHHHYHHYRSA, encoded by the coding sequence GTGGAATTCACTGCGGGCGGACGGCTCGAGGTTCGTATCACACCTGCTGACGTGGGCAAACGGGTGTCGGTACGGCGCTTGAGCGAGGGTGAAGCGGGAGCTGAGAAGTTCACCGACACGGTTGGTGTTCTCACATCCTGGAACGAGGGTGTGCTGGTGATCACTCGCAGGACCGGGGAGAGCGTCCGTATCGCGGAATCGTCGCTGGTCGCCGGCAAGGTCGTGCCCGCCGCTCCGGCCCGCAGAAAGGGTCCCTCGGCGGGTTTCGAGGAGCTCGCGAGAGTCACCGCGCGGGCCTGGCAGCCGGTGGAGAGCGAGCGGCTCGGCGCATGGGAACTGCGCGCCTCGGGCGGCTTCACCCGGCGCGCCAACTCGGTGCTGCCGCTCGGCGACCCCGGAGTGCCGCTCACCGAGGCGCTGGAGCGGGTGCGCTCCTGGTACGCGCGGCGCGATCTGCCCGCGTACATGCAGACGGCGACCGGCGCCGCCGGGACGCAGGAGCGGTTGTGCGCGGAGCTGGAGGCGCGCGGGTGGCGGCGCGAGGTGTCGGCGCAGGTGCAGACCGGGGCGTTGGCGCCGGTGGGCGACCTGGACGCGGACGTGTCGCGGGTGCGGCTCGCGCGATCGTGCGACGAGAGGTGGCTACGGCGCTACCAGCGGTCCGTTGTGCCCGGACCACATGTGCTCAAGGTCCTGGGCAGCGGCCCTTCGGTGTGGTTCGCCTCTGTACCCGGCCCCACGGGTGCCGGCACCGGGGAGATTCCGGCAGCGATCGGCCGGTGTGTGGTCGACGGACGCTGGGCGGGCTTCATGGCCGTGGAGGTGGACCCGGCCTACCGCCGTCAGGGCCTCGCGACCTCCGTGATGACCGCGCTGGCGCGCCGGGCCCTGGACGAGGGCGCGTCGGCGGCATGGCTGCAGGTCGAGGCGGACAACGGTGCGGCTCGCACCCTGTACGAAGCGATGGGTTTTGCGATTCATCACCACTACCACCACTACCGGTCGGCCTAG
- a CDS encoding transglutaminase-like domain-containing protein: protein MYDASWRARFAEEARAERPDLALLCLLIGTEADPALDEAGLDAAQIELDRLAGMLPFGLRTPEAWATALADLLGAREGFHGAPADYQRLESSLLHAVLRRRRGLPILLSVLWTEVARRAGAPVYGVALPGHFVVGFGDHDGQVLADPFAGGRVLTGPDAELLVAGATGTPLTPSMLTPAPPLAVVLRILNNIRAWAAPRPERSDVALWAIDLSLLLPAHPARLRYERAQLLVQRGEFLTGADEMDAYADVVSEVEPTTAEAIRGRARAARAMLN from the coding sequence ATGTACGACGCATCGTGGCGGGCGCGTTTCGCGGAAGAGGCCCGCGCCGAACGTCCCGATCTCGCGCTGCTCTGCCTGCTGATCGGCACCGAGGCGGACCCCGCGCTGGACGAGGCCGGCCTGGACGCCGCCCAGATCGAGCTGGACCGCCTCGCCGGGATGCTCCCGTTCGGTCTGCGCACCCCCGAGGCCTGGGCGACGGCGCTGGCCGACCTGCTGGGCGCGCGCGAGGGCTTCCACGGCGCTCCCGCCGACTACCAGCGCCTGGAGTCCTCGCTGCTCCATGCGGTGCTGCGGCGCCGCCGCGGCCTGCCGATCCTTCTCTCGGTCCTGTGGACGGAGGTCGCCCGCCGCGCGGGCGCGCCCGTGTACGGGGTCGCGCTGCCCGGCCACTTCGTCGTCGGCTTCGGCGACCACGACGGGCAGGTCCTGGCCGACCCCTTCGCGGGCGGCCGCGTCCTGACCGGGCCGGATGCGGAACTCCTGGTCGCGGGCGCGACGGGCACGCCTCTGACCCCGTCGATGCTGACCCCGGCCCCGCCGCTCGCGGTGGTGCTGCGCATCCTGAACAACATCCGTGCCTGGGCCGCGCCGCGGCCCGAGCGCTCGGACGTGGCCCTGTGGGCGATCGACCTGTCGCTCCTGCTCCCGGCCCACCCGGCCCGGCTGCGCTATGAACGGGCCCAACTGCTGGTCCAGCGGGGCGAGTTCCTGACAGGCGCCGACGAAATGGACGCGTACGCGGATGTGGTGTCCGAGGTCGAGCCGACGACGGCGGAGGCGATCAGGGGGCGGGCACGGGCGGCGCGGGCCATGCTGAACTGA
- a CDS encoding DUF6193 family natural product biosynthesis protein, translating to MTQDESTTPAVDIVAAEWRYLLEGDHDLVDPTTVRAAYAQPQLRRLTPGVSHGVMFFTQQSGGTPVGGAVYPQGEDGRFWVRRPHGVGTLGRVDTLEEAFALVVDSLPEDCGPAIEGTARDL from the coding sequence GTGACCCAAGATGAGAGCACCACCCCGGCCGTGGACATCGTGGCCGCCGAGTGGCGGTACTTGCTGGAGGGGGACCACGACCTGGTCGACCCGACCACGGTCCGGGCCGCCTACGCGCAGCCACAGCTTCGGAGACTGACTCCCGGAGTGAGCCACGGCGTCATGTTCTTCACACAGCAATCAGGCGGCACTCCCGTCGGTGGCGCTGTGTATCCCCAGGGGGAGGACGGGCGATTCTGGGTCCGGAGGCCCCACGGCGTCGGAACCCTCGGCAGGGTCGACACCCTTGAGGAGGCGTTCGCACTCGTCGTCGACAGCCTCCCCGAGGACTGTGGGCCCGCCATCGAGGGAACGGCGCGAGACCTGTGA
- a CDS encoding DUF6193 family natural product biosynthesis protein — MTDSESSQNASDVVAAEWLSILAYDDDLIDPSMVRAAYTQPRLRELYPAVSHGTLFLSRCTGFPRSHVPVVYRLVGGGFQVDARSVGSLGEVATVEEAFALVVANLPEGCGPAIIGTADDL; from the coding sequence GTGACCGACAGTGAAAGCTCCCAGAACGCTTCAGATGTCGTGGCTGCCGAGTGGCTGAGCATCCTGGCCTACGACGACGATCTGATCGACCCCTCGATGGTCCGCGCCGCCTACACGCAGCCGCGACTGCGGGAGCTGTACCCCGCTGTCAGCCACGGCACCCTGTTCCTTAGTCGGTGCACCGGCTTTCCGCGTTCCCACGTGCCTGTGGTGTATCGCTTGGTCGGTGGCGGCTTCCAGGTAGATGCCCGCTCCGTAGGCTCGCTTGGTGAAGTCGCCACAGTGGAGGAGGCGTTCGCGCTGGTCGTGGCCAACCTCCCCGAGGGCTGCGGCCCCGCCATCATCGGAACGGCGGACGACCTGTGA
- a CDS encoding DUF6193 family natural product biosynthesis protein — protein MTAAADIVDAEWQSILAYYGDRIDSAVPRAAYAHPRLRELFPMVSHGVLYLSRCTKYPWTHDVGTAFPQASGGYRVRRQSDNTFLGEVETVEEAYDLVAASLPEGCGPAVDGTPDDL, from the coding sequence GTGACCGCGGCCGCGGACATCGTGGACGCCGAGTGGCAGAGCATCCTGGCGTACTACGGCGACCGGATCGACTCCGCGGTGCCCCGCGCCGCGTACGCTCACCCTCGCTTGCGGGAGCTTTTCCCCATGGTCAGCCATGGGGTCCTGTACTTGAGTCGCTGCACCAAGTACCCGTGGACCCATGACGTCGGCACCGCGTTCCCCCAGGCCTCCGGCGGCTACCGAGTGCGTCGTCAGTCCGACAACACATTCCTCGGCGAGGTCGAAACCGTGGAGGAGGCGTACGACTTGGTCGCGGCCAGCCTCCCTGAGGGCTGCGGCCCGGCCGTCGACGGCACCCCGGACGACCTGTGA
- a CDS encoding DUF6193 family natural product biosynthesis protein yields the protein MTDDENTTSAADIVAARWQSILSYDDDLIDSATVRAAYAQPRLRELFPFVSHGTLFLSRCTGLPGSFVPVVYSLVGGGFQVHDRSVGSLGEVDTVEEAYALVVANLPEGCGPAVIGTADDVPS from the coding sequence GTGACCGACGACGAGAACACCACGTCGGCCGCCGACATCGTCGCCGCCCGGTGGCAGAGCATCCTGTCGTACGACGACGACCTGATCGATTCCGCGACGGTCCGTGCCGCGTACGCACAGCCCCGACTGCGGGAGTTGTTCCCCTTCGTGAGCCACGGCACCTTGTTTCTCAGCCGGTGCACCGGCCTTCCGGGGTCTTTTGTGCCCGTTGTGTACAGCCTGGTCGGAGGCGGCTTCCAGGTGCATGACCGCTCAGTAGGCAGCCTTGGCGAAGTCGACACCGTCGAGGAGGCGTACGCACTGGTCGTTGCGAACCTCCCGGAAGGCTGCGGTCCGGCCGTCATCGGCACGGCGGACGACGTGCCTAGTTGA
- a CDS encoding DUF397 domain-containing protein: MKRSESTPAWRKSSYSGGSSGDCLEVDDAHPTAVPVRDSKHATGPVVVFGHAAWTAFAAAVRNSDLN, translated from the coding sequence ATGAAGCGCAGTGAATCCACTCCGGCTTGGCGCAAGTCCAGCTACAGCGGCGGCAGCAGTGGCGACTGCCTCGAAGTCGACGACGCCCACCCGACGGCGGTCCCGGTCCGCGACAGCAAGCACGCCACGGGCCCTGTCGTTGTCTTTGGCCACGCGGCCTGGACTGCCTTCGCCGCCGCCGTCCGGAACAGCGACCTCAACTAG
- a CDS encoding helix-turn-helix domain-containing protein — protein sequence MAIEDNPQSRTRYGEELKRRREAADLTQEELSERAVMSRTHIAHIEAGRRRPDVADARRLDQVLRTGGFFERFLPTLDGRAVAEHFAEALEFEQQATVIREYAPKLVPGILQTEAYAREVLGSGSPPRSDEERDRLLVTRLERAHILDNFDTPVVWTLLDESVLRRPIGGAAVMCEQLRHILALGESRRIRVHALPFEVGYHAMMEGFVSLMWFDDLPPIAYVEGLKSGRVWELPSVVRDCQAAYDQALGDALSHRQSLALIRSVAEEYEHEAQ from the coding sequence ATGGCGATCGAGGACAACCCGCAGTCCCGCACGAGGTACGGCGAGGAACTGAAACGTCGGCGGGAGGCGGCGGACCTCACCCAGGAGGAGCTGAGCGAACGTGCGGTCATGTCCCGCACCCATATCGCCCACATCGAGGCGGGCCGCCGCCGCCCGGACGTGGCGGACGCCCGTCGCCTCGACCAGGTCCTGAGGACGGGCGGCTTCTTCGAGCGCTTCCTGCCGACGCTGGACGGCAGAGCTGTGGCGGAACACTTCGCGGAGGCGCTGGAGTTCGAGCAGCAGGCGACGGTGATCCGGGAGTACGCGCCCAAGTTGGTACCCGGCATTCTCCAGACCGAGGCGTACGCGCGCGAAGTGCTCGGCTCCGGGTCCCCGCCGAGGAGCGACGAGGAACGTGACAGGCTTCTTGTCACCCGCCTGGAGCGAGCCCACATACTCGACAACTTCGACACACCGGTGGTGTGGACGCTGCTCGACGAGTCCGTGTTGCGGCGCCCCATTGGCGGCGCGGCCGTGATGTGCGAACAGCTCCGTCACATCCTGGCGTTGGGCGAGAGCCGCCGCATCCGCGTCCATGCGCTCCCCTTTGAAGTGGGGTATCACGCCATGATGGAGGGTTTCGTCTCGCTCATGTGGTTCGACGACCTCCCGCCCATCGCCTATGTGGAAGGCTTGAAGTCGGGGAGGGTCTGGGAACTTCCGTCCGTGGTACGGGACTGTCAGGCGGCTTACGATCAGGCCCTGGGCGACGCCTTGTCGCACCGCCAGTCGCTGGCCTTGATCAGATCCGTCGCAGAGGAGTACGAGCATGAAGCGCAGTGA
- a CDS encoding DUF6113 family protein, with protein MSARKRPDNSGASGASGASGASGTSGTSGASGSRGARRASGAPDVPGGWLTRPPSAPHPGRVAAYLVLVVLGAVVGVAGTLVQGAWFPGGLLLALLGSAALFYGALRACGTQLGVASAAIGWLLAVVVLSFGRPEGDGVFAAGIGPLVFMLGGMVLAVMCATMSRSLQPGGRPGGLEG; from the coding sequence ATGAGCGCGCGGAAAAGGCCGGACAATTCAGGCGCTTCAGGCGCTTCAGGCGCTTCAGGCGCTTCAGGTACTTCAGGTACTTCGGGTGCTTCGGGCTCTCGCGGAGCTCGGCGTGCTTCCGGTGCGCCGGACGTTCCCGGCGGCTGGCTGACCCGGCCGCCCAGTGCGCCGCACCCCGGGCGGGTGGCCGCCTATCTGGTGCTCGTCGTCCTCGGAGCGGTCGTCGGTGTCGCGGGCACGCTGGTCCAAGGTGCCTGGTTCCCGGGCGGATTGCTGCTCGCGCTGCTCGGTTCGGCAGCCCTGTTCTACGGCGCGCTGCGGGCATGTGGCACCCAGCTCGGCGTGGCCTCGGCGGCCATCGGCTGGCTGCTGGCGGTCGTCGTGCTCAGCTTCGGACGCCCGGAGGGGGACGGTGTGTTCGCCGCCGGGATCGGGCCTCTTGTCTTCATGCTCGGGGGGATGGTACTGGCTGTGATGTGTGCCACCATGTCGCGATCGCTGCAACCGGGCGGCCGGCCGGGCGGACTTGAGGGCTAG
- the mshB gene encoding N-acetyl-1-D-myo-inositol-2-amino-2-deoxy-alpha-D-glucopyranoside deacetylase, whose product MKELPARRLLLVHAHPDDESINNGATMARYAATGAQVTLVTCTLGEEGEVIPAELAHLAPDREDRLGAHRVGELAAAMKALGVSDHRFLGGQGRFRDSGMMGVEQNHREGAFWKADVDEAAACLVEIIRSVRPQVMVTYDPNGGYGHPDHIQAHRVAMRAAELAAERAFRRDLGDAHTIAKIYWNRVPRSVAEEGFARLQALGGADFPGIAEITDVPGVVDDSEITTEIDGTGYGERKAAAMRAHATQIAVDGPFFALSNDLGQPLFAHEYYQLVSGVRGAPEGERERDLFAGIQGNVGAQGMVTA is encoded by the coding sequence ATGAAGGAGCTTCCCGCCCGTCGTCTGCTCCTCGTGCATGCGCACCCGGACGACGAGTCGATCAACAACGGCGCGACGATGGCCAGGTACGCGGCCACGGGCGCCCAGGTCACGCTGGTGACCTGCACGCTCGGCGAGGAGGGCGAGGTCATTCCGGCCGAGCTTGCCCATCTCGCACCCGACCGGGAGGACCGGCTCGGCGCCCATCGCGTCGGCGAACTGGCCGCCGCGATGAAGGCGCTCGGCGTGAGCGATCACCGCTTCCTCGGCGGCCAGGGCCGGTTCAGGGACTCCGGGATGATGGGCGTCGAGCAGAACCACCGTGAGGGCGCCTTCTGGAAGGCCGACGTGGACGAGGCGGCCGCCTGTCTCGTCGAGATCATCAGGTCGGTGCGCCCGCAGGTGATGGTCACGTACGACCCCAACGGCGGATACGGGCATCCCGACCACATCCAGGCGCACCGGGTCGCGATGAGGGCGGCCGAGCTGGCCGCCGAGCGCGCCTTCCGCCGTGACCTGGGCGACGCCCACACCATCGCGAAGATCTACTGGAACCGCGTCCCGCGGTCGGTGGCCGAAGAGGGCTTCGCCCGTCTTCAGGCGCTCGGTGGAGCGGACTTCCCGGGCATTGCCGAGATCACGGATGTACCGGGCGTGGTGGACGATTCCGAGATCACCACGGAGATCGACGGCACCGGGTACGGGGAGCGGAAGGCGGCCGCGATGCGCGCCCATGCCACCCAAATCGCCGTGGACGGGCCCTTCTTCGCACTCTCGAACGATCTGGGGCAACCTCTCTTCGCGCACGAGTACTACCAGTTGGTGAGCGGTGTGCGGGGCGCGCCGGAAGGGGAGCGTGAGCGCGACCTCTTCGCGGGGATCCAGGGGAATGTCGGTGCCCAGGGGATGGTGACGGCATGA
- a CDS encoding alpha/beta fold hydrolase: MTSRQQLSFPRQYARTQRFTLGAPRAFTVSPDGSRVVFLRSSSGTDRSGLLWVLDLDGDGGRPQERVAADPRELLGGAEEKLSAEERARRERSREGSAGIVGYAADQAVELAAFALSGRLFTAELRAGTARELPAPGPVLDPRPSPDGRHIAYVARGALRVTGAEGEDDRALAEPEDEHTAYGLAEFIAAEEMGRSRGFWWGPDSDRLLVARVDDREVRRWWIADPAHPDQEPAQIAYPAAGTANAEVRLYFVALADGAERTEVVWDRAAYPYLARVHWSSEGAPLLLVQSRDQRIQLYLAVDPESGATRTVHVDEDRAWLELSPGVPAWAPGRSSARDFGGGRLVRIADEGGARVLAVGDRVLTGAQLQLRAVLDIDESDVLVSAAAGEEASEPEVGEIHVYRVNELGVERVSQGAGVHGAVRSGGVTVLSSSRTDTSGATVQVLRDGKQIAQVASYAEEPVLTSRPRLVEAGVHRIPAAVLLPAGYAEGDGPLPVLLDPYGGPHGQRVFAAHHPYLTSQWFADQGFAVIVADGRGAPGRSPAWEKAVKDNFPLTLDDQIEALRALAAEFPLDLERVAIRGWSYGGYLAAMAVLRRPDVFHAAVAGAPVTDLRLYDTHYTERYLGDPLGQPEVYRANSLVGDDGLTVAETPHRPLMIIHGLADDNVAVAHTLRLSAALLAAGRPHEVLPLTGVTHMTPQEQISENLLLLQVEFLKRSLGMDA, from the coding sequence ATGACCTCGAGGCAGCAGCTCTCCTTCCCGCGTCAGTACGCCAGGACCCAGCGCTTCACGCTGGGCGCCCCCCGCGCCTTCACGGTGTCCCCGGACGGCTCGCGCGTGGTGTTCCTCCGTTCCTCCTCCGGCACCGACCGGTCCGGCCTGCTGTGGGTGCTCGATCTGGACGGGGACGGCGGCCGGCCGCAGGAGCGCGTGGCCGCCGATCCCCGGGAACTGCTCGGCGGGGCGGAGGAGAAGCTGTCGGCCGAGGAGCGGGCCCGGCGTGAACGCAGCCGCGAGGGGTCGGCCGGGATCGTGGGCTACGCGGCGGACCAGGCGGTCGAGCTGGCGGCGTTCGCGCTGTCCGGGCGGCTGTTCACGGCTGAGTTGCGGGCCGGCACCGCGCGCGAACTGCCCGCTCCGGGGCCGGTCCTCGACCCGCGGCCGTCCCCGGACGGCCGGCACATCGCGTATGTGGCGCGGGGCGCGCTGCGGGTGACGGGTGCCGAGGGCGAGGACGACCGGGCGCTGGCCGAGCCGGAGGACGAGCACACGGCCTACGGCCTGGCGGAGTTCATCGCCGCGGAGGAGATGGGCCGCTCGCGCGGCTTCTGGTGGGGGCCGGACTCGGACCGGCTGCTGGTGGCCCGGGTCGACGACCGGGAGGTACGGCGCTGGTGGATCGCGGACCCGGCGCATCCCGACCAGGAGCCGGCGCAGATCGCCTATCCGGCGGCCGGGACGGCCAACGCCGAGGTGCGGCTGTATTTCGTGGCACTGGCGGACGGCGCGGAGCGCACGGAGGTGGTCTGGGACCGGGCCGCCTATCCGTATCTGGCCCGGGTGCACTGGTCGTCCGAGGGGGCTCCGCTGCTTCTGGTCCAGTCGCGTGACCAGCGCATCCAGCTGTATCTGGCGGTCGACCCGGAGTCGGGCGCGACCCGCACCGTGCATGTCGACGAGGACCGGGCGTGGCTGGAACTGTCCCCCGGGGTGCCGGCCTGGGCACCGGGCAGGTCGTCCGCGCGGGACTTCGGCGGAGGACGGCTGGTACGGATCGCGGACGAGGGCGGGGCGCGGGTGCTCGCGGTCGGGGACCGGGTGCTGACCGGGGCGCAGTTGCAGCTCCGCGCGGTGCTCGACATCGACGAGAGCGACGTGCTGGTGTCGGCGGCGGCCGGCGAGGAGGCCTCGGAGCCGGAGGTCGGCGAGATCCATGTGTACCGGGTCAACGAGCTGGGCGTGGAGCGCGTCTCCCAGGGGGCCGGGGTGCACGGCGCGGTGCGATCGGGCGGGGTGACGGTGCTCTCGTCGTCCCGTACGGACACCAGTGGCGCGACGGTGCAGGTGCTGCGGGACGGGAAGCAGATCGCGCAGGTCGCCTCGTACGCGGAGGAGCCGGTGCTCACGTCCCGGCCGCGGCTGGTCGAGGCGGGGGTGCATCGCATCCCGGCGGCGGTGCTGCTGCCGGCCGGGTACGCGGAAGGTGACGGTCCGCTGCCGGTGCTGCTCGATCCGTACGGCGGGCCGCACGGTCAGCGTGTGTTCGCCGCACACCATCCCTATCTGACCTCGCAGTGGTTCGCGGACCAGGGGTTCGCCGTGATCGTCGCGGACGGGCGGGGCGCGCCCGGCCGGTCGCCGGCCTGGGAGAAGGCCGTCAAGGACAACTTCCCGCTCACACTGGACGACCAGATCGAGGCGCTGCGGGCGCTGGCCGCGGAGTTTCCGCTGGACCTGGAGCGGGTGGCGATCCGGGGCTGGTCGTACGGCGGCTATCTGGCGGCCATGGCGGTGCTGCGCCGCCCGGACGTGTTCCACGCGGCGGTGGCGGGCGCACCGGTGACCGATCTGCGGCTGTACGACACCCACTACACCGAGCGGTATCTCGGAGATCCTCTCGGGCAGCCGGAGGTGTACCGGGCCAATTCGCTGGTCGGCGACGACGGGCTGACGGTGGCGGAGACTCCGCACCGGCCGCTGATGATCATCCATGGTCTGGCGGACGACAATGTGGCCGTGGCACACACTCTGCGGCTGTCCGCAGCGCTGCTGGCCGCGGGCCGCCCCCACGAGGTGCTGCCGCTGACCGGGGTGACACATATGACGCCGCAGGAGCAGATCTCGGAGAATCTGCTCCTGCTCCAGGTGGAATTCCTGAAGAGGTCACTGGGCATGGACGCCTGA